The Gemmatimonadales bacterium genome includes the window ACGAGCGCATGTTCCGCGTCGCCGAAGCGCCCCGGCTGGAGCGCGGCCACGAGCAACAGCCCCACGTCGGCCGAGCTGAACGACACCGGCACGCACACGACCGAGGGATACGCGCGCCGCACGACATCGGCCAGCTCGTCGGCAGCAGCCTGCGTGAGCCGCGGCCGGGGCAGCGGGACGTCGAGATGATCCTGCGCCAGCGCCTCGGGACCCAGCAGCACCACGCCGCCGGACGCGGGGTAGAGCCAGAGGGCCAGAAGGTCGTGCGGGAGTTCCTGGGAGACCGAATCCGCGAGCGCCTCGTGCCAGGTCGCGAGCACGACCGGGTCGGCCACGGCTTCGCCGGGCCGGAGCAGCGGAATGAGTGGGATCGACTCGGCGGGTTGTGCGTCGCGGGGCATGTCTCGCGGTCGAGCAGGAGGCATGCCGAGGCGGAGCCGGCTCTAACCCACTGGCTGAAAGAGCTTTCGGACGAGGAGGGCGAATCGCGCCGTGCGGTTCGCGGGGTCTGCTGTGCGTACTGCCGGCATGTCAGGCCGGCTCGACCGGACCGGCCTGGGATCGCTCTTCCGATCTGTTGACATACCCCTACCCCCTATGCTAGACTCGGGACCGGTGAATGCTAACCCCAGCGATCGAGGCACACGATGACCAGTCTCACACTCCATCCCGAAGGCATGAGCTGCGGCCACTGTGTGGAGGCCGTCCGACGCACGCTTTCCGCGCTCCCCGGAGTCGAGGTCGATTCAGTCGACATCGGGCGCGCCAAGCTCCGCTACGACGAGTCGGTGATCCAGGAAGGTCGGATCGAGGTCGCACTCGCGGAAGCCGG containing:
- a CDS encoding cation transporter — its product is MTSLTLHPEGMSCGHCVEAVRRTLSALPGVEVDSVDIGRAKLRYDESVIQEGRIEVALAEAGYPPAAE